A window of the Emys orbicularis isolate rEmyOrb1 chromosome 1, rEmyOrb1.hap1, whole genome shotgun sequence genome harbors these coding sequences:
- the LOC135873814 gene encoding olfactory receptor 52E2-like produces MSDSNTTNFSNPSTFILLGIPGLEAAHIWISIPFCAMYVIAVFGNFTILLIVKMEPSFQGAMFYFLCMLAITDLVVCTSTLPKMLSIFWFNSREISFRACLTQMYFIYSFSTMESGILVAMAFDRYVAICNPLRYSTTLTNSVVAKIGLAVLLRSGIVTLPYPLLARQWPYCRTNIIPHFYCGHIAVVNLACADVRISSYYGLFNLFCVIGMDVFFIAMSYTLILRAIFRLPTKDARLKTFGTCISHLCAILLLYIPDFFSSLTQRFGQNVPLHLRVLTASMFLLMPPMLHPIIYGVRTKQIRGRLLQLFTHKEN; encoded by the coding sequence atgtcagattccaacacaaccaACTTCagcaacccctccaccttcatcctactTGGTATCCCTGGCCTAGAGGCAGCCCATATCTGGATCTCCATTCCCTTCTGTGCTATGTACGTCATAGCCGTGTTTGGGAACTTCACTATCTTGCTCATCGTGAAGATGGAGCCGAGCTTCCAGGGGGCCATGTTCTATTTCCTCTGTATGCTGGCCATCACCGACCTGGTCGTGTGCACATCCACCCTAccaaaaatgctgagcatcttctggttcaattccagggagatcagtttcagggcctgcctcacccagatgtactttatttattccttctcaacgatggagtctggaatcctcgtggccatggcttttgatcgctacgtAGCCATCTGCAATCCTCTGAGGTATTCCACAACCCTGACAAACTCTGTTGTGGCCAAGATAggcctggctgtgctgctgcGCAGTGGCATAGTCACATTACCCTATCCCTTATTGGCGAGGCAGTGGCCGTATTGtagaaccaacatcatcccccacttCTATTGTGGGCATATAGCTGTGGTGAACCTGGCCTGCGCTGACGTCCGCATCAGTAGTTACTATGGCCTGTTTAATCTTTTCTGTGTGATCGGAATGGATGTGTTTTTTATCGCCATGTCCTATACTCTGATCCTCCGGGCCATCTtccgcctccccacaaaggatgcccgGCTGAAAACTTTTGGGACCTGCATCTCTCATCTTTGTGCCATCTTACTTTTGTACATCCCAGATTTCTTCTCGTCTCTCACGCAGCGATTTGGCCAGAATGTGCCACTGCATTTGCGCGTTCTCACTGCCAGTATGTTCCTGCTGATGCCCCCCATGCTACACCCCATCATTTAcggggtgaggaccaaacagatccggggcaggctgctccagctctttacTCATAAAGAGAACTAA